From Bradyrhizobium erythrophlei:
GAGTCTTGCCGGCGCCGGCCGACAAGTACCGCTCCGCGTTCAGCGAGGGCCATAACCATACTTGCGAATTTGCCGGCCGCGCCAACTGAGGAGGACGGTTATGACCACCTTGAGCGCATGCAGGATACTCCTCGCGTCGTTCGTCTCTGGCGCGCCGGCTCGAAGACGGCTCCAAGTGGGTCGCCGAAACTTCCCCAAGTGGGTCGCCGAAACTTCTCCGCGCGAATCAATCCGATCTGTTGAGAAGCCCGGTCAGGGACGTGATCGAGGTTGGATGAGCCGCCAGCCATTCCTCGCTCTGCGCGATGTCCACGTAGTGTGCTGCCATCCTCAAGAGCCGGTCGCGGACCTCGATATTCTCTTCGTGATCCGCCCGGTCAGTAAGTTCAGCAGCGCGCCGCAGGAGTTCCGATGGATCTGTCATCACTCTACCTCAGTATTGAGGGGGCGGGCCGTTGAGATGCGGAAAGCCTCATGCCCTAAGACGCCAAGTCCGCCGACCCTTTACGCGAATGCTTGTCCGAGCTGGGTGCGTTGTTGCTTGAACCGCTTGTACGCCGCAATGGCCCGGTTGGAGAGCGCGAGCCGGCTCGCCGCGCCGGATCATCAGTCCGATGGTGTCGTAGAGAAATCGGCTGGCAACAGCCGCATCTTCAATCTCACCGGTACGTTCAAGATAGTCCCAGGCAATCTGAATTGAGTTCTCTATCAAGACCGGCAGCGGTTCCATTTTTCCATCCTCGAAAGCTTAGTAGAAAACGACTTTCGCAGGCGTCAGTTCCTATTTAACCGGCCGATCTCCCGATCGAGCAACCAAGCCTGGCCTTCGCACAATCCGCATCTTGAATGCACACGCGGAGATCAAATTAGGGCCCGATGATTTCGAAGCCTTGTCGACCGGCTGTTTTGACATTCAGTCGTGGTGGAACGGGCTGGAAGATCGAACGCGGCTTGTGGTTTTTGCAGAACAAGAGAGAAGCAGGGAACGATTGCGTTTTGGAAGCGTTTGCGTCTTCGAATCGTTTGAAGCGCACTGCTACACTGGAGGATCGCAATGGGAATCTTTACGCAAGACATCAAGACGATGGATGACCTTTTCCTGCACGGCTTGCAGGATATCTACTATGCCGAACATCAGATCACCAAGGCGCTGCCGAAGATGATCGACAAGGCCACCAATCGTGATCTCGCCAACGGCTTGAAAGCGCATCTTGAAGAAACAAACAAGCAGATCGAACGGCTGGACAACGTCTTTCAGAAACTCGACAAGAAGCCGAGCAGCACCCAATGCCCGGCGATCGATGGTATCATCAAGGAGGCAGATGAGGTGGTCGGCGAAGTAGCCGACAAGGCCGTGCTTGATGCGGCGATCATCGCCGGTGCACAAGCGGTCGAGCACTACGAGATTTGCCGCTACGGCACCCTGATCGCCTGGGCGCAACAGCTCGGACACGAAGAGGTGGTCCGCTTCCTGACCACCAATCTGAACGAAGAGAAGGCCGCCAATACCAAGCTCAACACCGTGGCGCTTCGCAAGGGCGTCAACAGCAAGGCATCGACCGCAGCTTGATGAGTGAGCGCTACATTGTCGTCCAGCTGAAAGGCTCGAGGGGTTCGGGGTTTTCAGCTGGGCCATGATGCGGACATGACAATGCCTTCCGGGACGGAGACATCAAGGCCGCCGGTCTCAACGACGCGGGACGAGCTTCTCTATCGCCTGCGACAACAATCCCTGCTGGGCGAATTCGGCCGATCCGCGCTACAGACCCGCGACATGAGGCAGATACTGCAGCGTGCCACCGAACTTTGCGCCCAGGGTTTGGAAGCTCGATTCGCCAAGGTGCTGGAATATATCCCGGACGAGAAAAGGCTTCTCATCCGTGCGGGCGTCGGATGGCCGGCTGGCACCATCGATCATGTCTCTCTCGGGGCTGATGTGGAATCGCCCGCTGGTTATGCCTTTCACACCGGGAAGATAGTGATTTCTAACCACCTTCAGGAGGAGACCCGCTTCCGGACGCCGCAGTTGCTGGCGCAGCACGGCGTCAGGCGCGCTATCAATGTGCTCATTGCGCGTGGCGGCGAAGGCCACCTGCCGTTCGGCGTGCTGGAAGTCGATAGTGCTGATCCCGGTCAATTCGATCTTGCGGACGCCGATTTCCTGGCGGGCTTCGCCGGACTACTCGGCATCGCCATAGAGCGGCAGCATGCCGATGCGGAACTTCAATCCTCCCTCGATCACCAGGCCATGCTGACGCGCGAGATGAGCCACCGCGTCAAGAACAGCCTCGCATCGGTGGTGGGGCTGCTTCGCGTCCAGGCCCGCAGCGCCCAATCGGAAGACGTCCAAAATGCCCTCAAGGACGCGGCTTCGCGCATCACCACGATCGCGCAAGTGCACGATCACCTTTGGTGCAGCAAGCAGATCGGATTCGTCGACATCGCCGACTTTGCCGGCGAGCTTTGCCACAAGCTGCAGGAAACCTCGCCCGGCCACAAACTCCACTGCAAATTCGGCAACCTGATGATTTCGGCGGACAAGGCGGTTCCCCTTGGTCTCCTCATCAATGAGCTTGTTACCAATGCCGTCAAACATGCTTACCCCGATGGATCGGGCGAAATCCATGTCTCGGGCGAACAGCGCGGTGAGGATCTGCACGTCGAAATCTCGGATCAAGGAATCGGCCTCCCGAAGGATTTCGATATTGACCAGCCGCGGGCAAGCCTCGGCTTCAAGGTCATCAAGAGTCTTCTCGGTCAACTCGACGGACGCATCACGGTGTCCTCAAACGAACCGAAGGGCGCAGCCATCCAACTGGACGTGCCGCTCGACCTTCCGTCATGACGAAGGAACCAGACCGTATCCGTGCATTCCCCGTGAGGCCACACGCACGGAACGCAGTCGGCCACCAGCGGTTTCGTTCACTCTCGACAGAAGGAACGTGGACCTCGACGCATTAGCGGCCCTCATCATGCGCAGGATTCCTTTTTGGAGAATCGGAACACTCGGCGGGGAATCGAGGCTCAGATCGTGGCAGATACACCGTCAAGACAAGTGGTCCTCATCGTCGAAGACGAAGCCCTGGTCCGCATGACCGCGGTCGACATGATCGAGGAAGCCGGGTTCGAAGTTGTGGAGGCCACGAATGCCGACGAGGCGATCCTCCTGCTTGAGGCCCGGCTCGACATCACCGTGGTTTTCACCGATATCGAAATGCCGGGTTCGATGAACGGCCTGAGGCTCGCTGAGGCCGTCAGGGGCCGATGGCCGCCTATCAAAATAATCGCGACATCGGGCCATTGCGTCGTACGTGACGGCGACCTGCCGTCTGGCGGGCTGTTCTTGGCAAAACCTTACAGCCCTACCCAGATTTCCAGCGCATTACGGGAGGTCACGGCCCAGGCCTAATACTGACAGATACCGAACAGATAACTCGGCACTCCCCATTGAAGGCAGGATGGATAAAAACTGTCCCAACTGTTTTGTCATGCGTGGGTCTGCGTGGCCATCTCGATAGGGCATGGTCCGAAAGCTTGGCTGCTGTGCGGGCGGGGGTCCCAGCTCGGGCGCCTGTCCGGATTTAACGCAACGCCATAAGCACTAGTTTCAGCTTGATGCGTTTTGCGGTTTCACTGGCCTATTTTGAACGCGCCAAACGCCCCGCCTTGCGCGCGACCGCAAGGACGAGGTCGATGGCGGCCGGCTGGAGGTCTCCCGCCACAGCCATCGAAACGTTCATCTACTTGCTTCGTTCTCGGTGGTTCGTTTCCATTCGAAATCGTTAAGTACAGAAGTGCACATACTCGGCAGTCATTTTAGTGTACGTCAGCTCATCACCGCCCGGTCTCGGTAATATTCGGTGACCGAGAGCGTTGTGCTCCTCACCTGATCCATCAGCGGAGCATCACAGGCCTGCTTAGACTCGCCCCAAACCATCGATCGTTGTTTCCGATCGAACGGCCTCGTTGCCCCTAAGTGTCAGGGCCGCATGATGCTGGCACGAATTCAACCTGGTCCTAAGGGATCCATGTGCGGTCGTTCGAATGCCCGAAGTTCGAACATGTCTAGAAAGCGCTGGGCGAGGAGTCGGCGAACACGGGCTGACGGCAGGCGGGCCTAAACCGTCCAAATGAGGAGCGCCGTCATGGTGCGTTTGAAATCGGAATGGACAGAGGAAGACAACGCGCGCCTGAAAGAATTTGTAGCGCAAGGCGCGTCAATCATCCGTGCCGCCGCCGCGCTCGATCGCAGCATTAGGAACGTCCGTATACAGGCGCGAAAGCTCGGAGCGCCGTTCCCTCCAATGCGGATTTTTCGCAAAAAGTTTGTGGATGCGCCGTCGAATTCCTGGCTAAAAAGAACGCGCATTTAGAATAAATGGGGCCACGTCAGTTAGCGGCTTTTTGATATGCCCCCACCAAGCGCCATCTGCCGGGGGCACCTTCTCCGGAGACCATCGCGCCGTTGCGCGTCCGCAGGAAAGCGAGAGCTTGATATGGAGGCTTGATATCATCCGGACAACGAGAGGTGAGGCCCTTCTTTCTTAATTACCAACGGCGATAGCCGCGGTGGTATCCGTACCTCGACGCACCGTATTGCCGACTCCGACGAAGAAGTTGCTCGATCGAGCTTATCGGAGCTAAAGATCCGCCGCACCGGTCCAAGTTGAGGCAGTTTCATCGGCCAGACTTGTTCAAGATTTCTAACGGAGCCTTGTGCTTTGCAAAGGCATGAGTAATTTCCGCACCCAACAGGATGATTTGCGACGAATAATAGACCCATATCAAGATGACAATGATCGATGCTGAGGCCCCGTACGTAGACTCCAATCCTTGCTTGCCGATGTAAAATCCTATGGCGGATTTCCCGAGTTCAAAAAGGACGGCAGTAACGACCGCTCCGAGCCAAACGTCGTACCAATCAACGGCCGCGTCAGGGAGCCACTTGAACATCATCGCAAAAAGCAACGAGATGACGCCAATAGATGCCATAATGGTAACGAGGTGCAAAAGCCACTCCTGCACATGTGGAGCGGCATATTTCCCAAAAGCTGCAAGCCCGGCGGTTACGAGCAGTGATACCAAGAGGAGGAAGCCCAGTGCGAGGACCGCGGCGAGTGAAACGATATAATTACGGATGAAGTGCCAAATGCCGTCGCCCGACGTTTCGCCCACCTCCCAAACGATATTCAGAGCGTCCTTAAGCTGGACCACGACCCCAATGGCTGCGAAGATCACGGCTCCCAGGCCGAGCAGCGTTGCGACAAAGCCCTCTCGGGGCCGACCTGCATCCGCCAACATCGCCTGAACCGCTTTCGCACCGGTGTCCCCAAGCATGTCTTTGATCGAGGACGCCACCCGTCCGCTGACGGCCTCTTGACCGAAAAAGAATCCGGCAACGGCGATGGCGATTACAATGATTGGTCCAAGCGAGAACACCGAGTAATAGGCGAGAGCCGCGCCTTGTCGAGAATCTTTATGGCTGGACCAATTTGCAGCCGCCTCTTTTACAACTGTCCATAACATTGCCGCGCCTTCATTGCCGACGGAAGAACTGTCCTCGATTCGAAGAACCCGATGCCGGTGGAAGGGCAACGGGTTCATCGTAACCCTTGTCCAATTTGACAAGGCGGAAGACTGAAATCCGTTCCCTACATCATGCGTCGTTATTCAGTGTGGGGAGCATAGTCGGGCGTGCATCGTGTTGCGCGGAAGCGCTCTACCGGTTCGACTTCCTTTGCTGGCGGCAATGGAATTACCCGTCTTGCACATCGCCATGGGCCGCGGGTTCTCATCCAACGTGCTGCTGATCCGCATGACGCCGCTATCCCACCGACGTTTCTCGGGTGCCTGGGTAGTTAATCAACACGCAGTTCATGAAGCGCGCAGCAAAGTTGCAACGGTCGTACCAAATTTTTCCGTTGCCACAAACCGACCTTCGTTTCCCGTGTCGTCGGAACCGCGACGGACGCAGAGAAGGCACATCCGAAGCATTATCGTCGCCTGCCAAGAAGATAGCCCTAACGCGCCCCGTTCCTAAGAATAAGAGGGCAGCCGAAGGCCCGCCCTCTTTGACTCATCAGAGTAGACAATCTCGTGAGTCTGGGGAGGGGGATAATCCCGGGCACCACATTGCGGCCCGGTACGCTGGGTTCAGAATCTTTCGCCTAGTGCAATTAGCAGGGCTGCCCGCTCCGTGCTGGCGGTTCCTACCCTCATCTGCTTCCATTGCAGGAAACATGTAGGCCACCTCCGCTACGAAAATGTTTTTCGGTGCCTTCGCGCGGCGACCCTACCTCGCTGGCAAGCCAGCCCCGGCGTCAGTATTCACGATGAGGCTGCTACCTTGGTCGATATGTCTCTGCGACGCGCTGCGGGTAGCGGGTGGGCGAACACCGAAGGCGGTGACCGCCCATAGCTTGATCGAAAGCGAGACACGATTACGCAGTAAGAAAGTTTTCTAGAAATGCGCCTGTGGCCCGCATTGTCGTGTGTCTATTAACCGACCCTAGGCAGATTTCTTCCGCTTTCCGGCAGGGCACAGAGCCGCCTCGCTCGCCGAAGGCCACAGTTGAGGCTTTTGCAAACCCAAGAATCGCTCCGGGAGCGTTCGTTGGGAACTAATGCCATCAGTAGGGGTTCAGGCGTCAAATAAGTTGGTGACAGAGGATTGCGTCATGCCACAGACCGACACCCGTTCGTTGCAGCAGATCAAACGCGAAACAGAGCAAACGCGGGCCGGCCTGACCGATACCGTCGAGCAGCTCCGTACCAACGTGGCGGAGACAGCGAGCGACATCCGCCAGCGCATCAAGCCCGACGCCATCAAGGCGGAGGTGTCGGAGTACATCAAAAGCAGGGGAGAGCGGCTGCTAAACGACGTCACTGCCGCCGCCCGCAGGAATCCGATGCAGGCCGTGGCGGTCGGAGCAAGCGTCGCGTATCCACTGCTGCGGCTGGCGCGAACCATACCGTTCCCGGTGCTGATGGTGGGCGCGGGCCTGTTTCTCGCTGGATCCAAAACCGGGCATTCCGCCACGCGAAAGGCCGGTGAAATGGCGTCCGATATTTCGGATGAGGTCGGCCGTCGGGCCCGCGAATTCGGAGATCAGGTTGGAGAATCGGTATCCGCTGCGAAGGCGTACGCGTCCGACCAGCTTGATCGCGTAAGCGCCGCCGCATCCGGCGGAACCGATCAGGTGAGCCGGGCGGCCGATGCGGCGGGGGCTACGCTCGCCTCGAATTCACAGAAGCTTCAAGAGAAGGCGGCGGAGTCCGGAACCTCAGTGCCCAATCGCGCGACCGATCTTAGGGACGCTGGCATCCGTACAGCCAGTTCGGCCGCCGCGACTGTCCAAGCCTTCGCGTCCGGCGCAACATCTGTCGGTCAGAGGGCGATCGGCACCACCACAGATGCCGGGCTGGATGCTGCCAGGGCGGTCCGTGACAAGGCATCCGATCTCACCGAACGCGCGGGAAAGACTTTCTTCGGAACGATCGAACAAAATCCACTGTTGGTGGCGGGCGTCGGCGTACTGGTCGGCGGTCTGATCGCGGGCGCGCTGCCCCGCTCCGACGTCGAGGATGGCCTCGTTGGCGACGCCAGCACCGAAATAAAGAGACGTGCTCAGGACGCCGCATCGCAAGGTTTCGAGACCGCTAAGAACGCCGTCGGTGAAGTCGTCGACGAAACGACCCGGCAGGCTCAAGAGGAAGACCTTACGCCCGACGGCATAGGAAAGGCCGCACAGGACATCGGACAGCGGGTGCGGCGCGTTGCGGAGACTGCGGTGACGACCGCTTTCGAACCGACACATGACGATCATCAACCAAGCGCTCTAGGAGGGACCAACCATGGCTGACCAAATATTTAGGAGCATGGATCAACCGGGATCTGGCACCGCACCTCATGGCTTCGAAAAAGCCGCCACCGCGGCAAAGACCGTGACCGACCAGGCAGTTTCCGCCGGGCGCGACTTGAAGGACAAGGCGATCGATATGGCCGGGTCTTCCTCGGAAGCGATCAAGGGCCACGCATCGGACTTCGTAGATGCCGCAAAGGATGTCGCATCGCATGCAACGGACAAGCTCAAGCAGACCGTCGACGGTCAGAAGAGCGCCGGCGCGGAATACGTCGGCAGCCTGGCTGATACGATCCGTCGCGCCGCCCGGGAATTTGACAGTGACCTTCCGATTGCCGGAACCTACATCCGGCAGGCAGCCTCTCAGGTCGAAGGCGTCGCCGAGACGATCAGGACGGGAAACTTCAATGATCTGGTGAAGGGTGCACAATCGTTTGCGCGCCGGCAGCCAACCGCGTTCCTCGGAATGGCGGTGCTCGCCGGGTTTGGTGTCGTGCGATTTCTGAAGAGTTCCGCGAATGACACGGAAGGCTCGGGCTCCCGTCAGGACAGATTTGCGGGGAGCGTCCCGAACCAGTCACATGCAGATAACAAAGGTTATCGCGATGAATTCACCAAATAACCGATCGATACCGGAGCTTTTCAGCGATGCGGTCGGACAGCTTGCCAAGCTCGTCGGCAATGAGTTTGAACTGGCACGCGCCGAGCTCTCGGAAAAGGCAAGCCAGGTCGGCCGGGCCGCCGCCATGATCGGCGCGGGCGCAGTCGTCCTGATGCCGGCATTGGTGCTATTGTTATTCGCGGTTTCGGCGGGGTTGATACGGGGCGGGTTTTCTGAGCCCGTCGCCTACCTAGTGACAGGAGCGGGCGCGGCGCTGGTTTCGGCAGCGTTGATAGCAGCTGGATTGAGCCGCCTTTCCGGTGATGCCCTCAAACCCTCGGTGGCGCTCGATCAGGTG
This genomic window contains:
- a CDS encoding ferritin-like domain-containing protein, with product MGIFTQDIKTMDDLFLHGLQDIYYAEHQITKALPKMIDKATNRDLANGLKAHLEETNKQIERLDNVFQKLDKKPSSTQCPAIDGIIKEADEVVGEVADKAVLDAAIIAGAQAVEHYEICRYGTLIAWAQQLGHEEVVRFLTTNLNEEKAANTKLNTVALRKGVNSKASTAA
- a CDS encoding sensor histidine kinase, which encodes MTMPSGTETSRPPVSTTRDELLYRLRQQSLLGEFGRSALQTRDMRQILQRATELCAQGLEARFAKVLEYIPDEKRLLIRAGVGWPAGTIDHVSLGADVESPAGYAFHTGKIVISNHLQEETRFRTPQLLAQHGVRRAINVLIARGGEGHLPFGVLEVDSADPGQFDLADADFLAGFAGLLGIAIERQHADAELQSSLDHQAMLTREMSHRVKNSLASVVGLLRVQARSAQSEDVQNALKDAASRITTIAQVHDHLWCSKQIGFVDIADFAGELCHKLQETSPGHKLHCKFGNLMISADKAVPLGLLINELVTNAVKHAYPDGSGEIHVSGEQRGEDLHVEISDQGIGLPKDFDIDQPRASLGFKVIKSLLGQLDGRITVSSNEPKGAAIQLDVPLDLPS
- a CDS encoding response regulator, with the protein product MTAVDMIEEAGFEVVEATNADEAILLLEARLDITVVFTDIEMPGSMNGLRLAEAVRGRWPPIKIIATSGHCVVRDGDLPSGGLFLAKPYSPTQISSALREVTAQA
- a CDS encoding YihY/virulence factor BrkB family protein — its product is MNPLPFHRHRVLRIEDSSSVGNEGAAMLWTVVKEAAANWSSHKDSRQGAALAYYSVFSLGPIIVIAIAVAGFFFGQEAVSGRVASSIKDMLGDTGAKAVQAMLADAGRPREGFVATLLGLGAVIFAAIGVVVQLKDALNIVWEVGETSGDGIWHFIRNYIVSLAAVLALGFLLLVSLLVTAGLAAFGKYAAPHVQEWLLHLVTIMASIGVISLLFAMMFKWLPDAAVDWYDVWLGAVVTAVLFELGKSAIGFYIGKQGLESTYGASASIIVILIWVYYSSQIILLGAEITHAFAKHKAPLEILNKSGR
- a CDS encoding YtxH domain-containing protein, with the protein product MDQPGSGTAPHGFEKAATAAKTVTDQAVSAGRDLKDKAIDMAGSSSEAIKGHASDFVDAAKDVASHATDKLKQTVDGQKSAGAEYVGSLADTIRRAAREFDSDLPIAGTYIRQAASQVEGVAETIRTGNFNDLVKGAQSFARRQPTAFLGMAVLAGFGVVRFLKSSANDTEGSGSRQDRFAGSVPNQSHADNKGYRDEFTK
- a CDS encoding phage holin family protein → MNSPNNRSIPELFSDAVGQLAKLVGNEFELARAELSEKASQVGRAAAMIGAGAVVLMPALVLLLFAVSAGLIRGGFSEPVAYLVTGAGAALVSAALIAAGLSRLSGDALKPSVALDQVQRDKTAAKEMVR